Proteins from a single region of uncultured Sunxiuqinia sp.:
- the ribD gene encoding bifunctional diaminohydroxyphosphoribosylaminopyrimidine deaminase/5-amino-6-(5-phosphoribosylamino)uracil reductase RibD — protein sequence MNTVEKYMTRCLELALLGAGDAAPNPMVGCVIVHRGKIIGEGYHEKCGEPHAEVNAVNSVKNKTLLNSSTLYVSLEPCAHFGKTPPCSDLIIEHEIPEVVVGSIDPFAEVAGKGIEKMQKAGINVTVGVLEKECLWLNRRFLTFHQKKRPYLVLKWAQTLDGFLDIDRSQIAYGQPTWISNELSRRQVHKQRSEEAAILVGTNTALKDNPTLTVREWFGNQPTRLLLDRKNRLSEKLSLKDQKVPTIVFTEEDAMSKHNLQFVKIDFQTNILPQILHWLHENEIQSVIIEGGLHLLQSFIDQNLWDEAHVYYGNTFFVKGVQAPTLPVSPVKTENMHDTMLKFFVNPS from the coding sequence ATGAACACTGTCGAAAAATACATGACCCGTTGTTTGGAGTTGGCCCTGTTGGGTGCCGGAGATGCGGCTCCAAATCCAATGGTGGGCTGCGTAATTGTGCATCGGGGAAAAATAATAGGCGAAGGGTATCATGAAAAATGTGGAGAGCCACATGCCGAAGTGAATGCCGTTAATAGTGTTAAGAACAAGACGTTACTAAATTCCTCGACTTTGTATGTCAGCCTTGAGCCTTGTGCTCATTTTGGGAAAACTCCTCCCTGCTCTGATCTGATCATCGAGCACGAAATTCCGGAAGTGGTTGTTGGTTCAATCGATCCGTTTGCAGAAGTTGCAGGTAAAGGAATTGAAAAGATGCAAAAGGCAGGAATCAATGTAACGGTTGGGGTGCTCGAAAAGGAATGCTTGTGGTTAAACCGTCGTTTTCTTACTTTCCATCAGAAAAAGCGCCCTTATCTAGTGCTGAAGTGGGCTCAAACTCTGGATGGTTTTTTGGATATTGATCGGTCTCAGATCGCTTATGGGCAACCAACATGGATAAGTAACGAATTATCGCGTAGACAAGTGCATAAACAACGCAGCGAAGAGGCGGCAATTTTGGTTGGTACAAACACCGCGTTGAAAGACAATCCGACGCTTACTGTGCGCGAGTGGTTTGGGAACCAGCCAACGCGGTTGTTGCTCGACCGGAAAAACCGACTGTCAGAAAAACTTTCCCTAAAAGACCAAAAAGTACCAACCATTGTTTTTACAGAGGAAGATGCCATGTCAAAGCATAATCTTCAATTTGTAAAGATCGATTTCCAAACCAATATTCTTCCTCAAATCCTACATTGGTTGCATGAGAATGAAATTCAGTCTGTGATTATTGAGGGGGGGCTACATTTACTACAGTCCTTTATTGATCAGAATTTGTGGGATGAGGCGCATGTTTACTACGGAAACACCTTTTTTGTAAAGGGAGTGCAAGCACCAACTTTGCCAGTTTCGCCGGTTAAAACCGAAAACATGCACGATACCATGTTAAAGTTTTTTGTAAATCCCAGCTAA
- a CDS encoding N-acetyltransferase, with amino-acid sequence MADSLNIRKAEKKDVPELFRIEQRCFDAESFSRRQINYLVSRSKGEFLVLTENDNIAGFLILLQRRNSPGVRIYSLAVSPNYRGKQYAKQLVLKADQVVKYLSKRFLHLEVSEANFSAIQLYRKLGFQITGKRGRYYKDGSDAWLMRLGVNPSKLS; translated from the coding sequence ATGGCTGATTCTTTAAATATCAGAAAGGCTGAAAAAAAAGATGTTCCCGAATTATTTCGGATAGAACAACGCTGCTTTGATGCTGAAAGTTTCTCGCGTCGCCAAATCAATTATCTGGTATCTCGTTCGAAAGGGGAATTTTTGGTGTTAACTGAAAATGACAATATTGCTGGATTCCTGATTTTGCTGCAACGCAGAAACTCGCCAGGAGTACGAATTTATTCGCTGGCCGTTTCACCCAATTACAGAGGGAAACAATATGCGAAACAACTTGTGTTGAAAGCTGATCAGGTAGTTAAATACCTGTCGAAGAGATTCTTACATCTTGAAGTCAGCGAGGCTAATTTTTCAGCCATACAATTGTACCGGAAATTGGGGTTTCAAATCACCGGAAAACGCGGGCGGTATTATAAAGATGGGAGCGATGCTTGGTTGATGAGATTGGGAGTCAATCCATCAAAACTGAGTTAG
- a CDS encoding endonuclease/exonuclease/phosphatase family protein, with the protein MKKFFRNIVLFLNLLAIFGLLISYLSSKISPATFWVPALFGLAYPYLLLINILFVFLWLFSKTRYALLSLIVIAIGYSHLTHYFQFSGSQKSIPKGLIISSYNVKNFYGNNNGSRQETALKVLDFFKEKEADILCLQEVNLHGQKSFPSKSSRKSNIPFFNYAHASRKGGQITYSRFPIIHTEEVHFEHSSNMIIYSDLKIDKDTIRIFNCHLESYRFSDAEINSLDSISFNKQEESFRKVKITGSKLKQAFIKRTKQAEKLHQLIKDSPYEVLLCGDFNDTPVSYTYSTVIEGLEDAFVHSGNGIGNTYLGKLPSFRIDYIMHSPTFESYNFKVDKVDYSDHYPISCQIKITD; encoded by the coding sequence GTGAAGAAATTTTTCCGAAATATTGTTCTTTTCCTGAATCTATTAGCCATTTTCGGGCTTCTAATTAGTTACCTGTCGAGCAAAATTAGTCCGGCAACATTTTGGGTTCCTGCCCTCTTCGGATTAGCTTATCCCTATCTTTTGCTCATCAATATTCTCTTTGTTTTCTTGTGGTTGTTTTCCAAAACCCGATATGCACTTCTTTCTTTAATCGTTATTGCCATCGGCTACAGTCATCTGACCCATTATTTTCAATTTTCAGGAAGCCAGAAATCAATCCCAAAGGGGCTTATTATTTCAAGTTATAATGTGAAAAACTTCTACGGGAACAACAATGGTAGCAGACAAGAGACGGCACTAAAAGTATTGGACTTTTTTAAGGAAAAAGAAGCCGATATTCTATGCCTGCAAGAAGTTAATTTACACGGACAAAAGAGCTTTCCATCAAAATCCTCAAGAAAAAGTAACATTCCATTTTTCAACTATGCTCATGCCAGTAGAAAGGGTGGACAAATAACCTATTCCAGGTTTCCAATTATTCATACTGAAGAAGTCCATTTTGAACACTCCTCGAACATGATTATTTATTCTGATCTTAAAATTGACAAAGATACCATCCGGATTTTTAACTGCCATCTAGAGAGTTATCGGTTTTCCGATGCTGAGATTAATTCGCTAGACTCTATCTCTTTTAATAAGCAAGAAGAAAGCTTCCGTAAAGTAAAGATTACCGGATCAAAGCTTAAGCAAGCTTTTATTAAGCGCACCAAACAAGCCGAAAAGCTACATCAGCTAATTAAGGATTCTCCATACGAAGTTCTTTTATGTGGCGACTTTAACGACACTCCGGTTTCGTATACCTACAGCACGGTTATTGAGGGTTTAGAAGATGCTTTTGTACATTCAGGAAATGGAATTGGCAATACATATCTAGGAAAATTACCTTCTTTTCGCATCGATTACATTATGCACAGCCCAACCTTTGAAAGCTACAATTTTAAGGTTGATAAAGTCGATTACTCAGATCACTACCCAATCAGTTGCCAAATCAAAATTACCGATTAG
- the prmC gene encoding peptide chain release factor N(5)-glutamine methyltransferase → MQASIKYIRKELAETYPKEEVEGFIRIILQHLKGYNLTDLVTKQDEALTSKEIEKIHTIVDRLKQSEPIQYILGEAYFSDLVFKVNRKVLIPRPETEELVRWILRRQKDGAFRILDIGTGSGCIPISLKRHYQKANILACDISDDALRVAKENATRHQAEIAFFHLNILDPQLPKTFEKIDILVSNPPYVKESEKQQMQNNVLQYEPETALFVPDDQALIFYRAIAVFAKQHLATNGKLFLEINEAFGKKTKSLLKENGFSNVQLKKDINGKDRMIFAELCEH, encoded by the coding sequence ATGCAGGCAAGCATCAAATATATCAGAAAAGAATTGGCAGAGACATATCCGAAGGAAGAAGTTGAAGGTTTTATTCGAATTATCCTTCAACACTTAAAAGGATATAATTTAACAGACTTGGTTACTAAGCAGGACGAAGCTTTAACTTCGAAGGAGATTGAAAAAATTCACACTATTGTTGACCGGCTGAAACAATCGGAACCAATTCAATATATTTTAGGAGAAGCCTATTTTTCCGATCTGGTTTTTAAAGTCAACCGCAAAGTGCTAATCCCAAGGCCGGAAACAGAGGAATTGGTCCGCTGGATTTTGCGTCGTCAAAAAGACGGAGCGTTTCGAATTCTGGATATTGGAACAGGCAGTGGATGTATCCCGATAAGCCTGAAAAGACACTACCAAAAGGCCAATATTTTAGCTTGCGACATTTCGGACGATGCACTTCGAGTAGCCAAAGAAAATGCAACACGACATCAGGCTGAAATTGCCTTTTTTCACCTCAACATTCTAGACCCTCAACTGCCCAAAACATTTGAAAAAATAGATATCTTGGTCAGCAACCCACCCTATGTGAAAGAATCTGAAAAACAACAAATGCAGAACAATGTTCTTCAATACGAGCCGGAAACTGCGCTGTTTGTACCGGATGATCAAGCTTTGATTTTTTATAGAGCTATTGCAGTTTTTGCGAAACAACATCTTGCTACAAACGGCAAACTATTTCTCGAGATCAATGAAGCGTTTGGAAAAAAAACCAAGTCGCTATTAAAAGAAAATGGGTTTTCAAACGTTCAGTTAAAGAAAGATATCAACGGAAAAGATCGCATGATTTTTGCTGAATTGTGTGAGCATTAA
- a CDS encoding DUF6146 family protein — protein sequence MKNILTLSILIIAFACGTQKPIQQKEVTLETTKEDTITYELIVLDSGFETWYITNSKPSWYHSQDYYENWNQQYANAWNHQSIWKRNSQLLEGQINYDVQTDYGLEINHKLFYYFQYVEKKLGIPIIANGPNAI from the coding sequence ATGAAAAACATTCTTACACTCTCTATTTTGATAATTGCATTTGCGTGCGGTACACAAAAACCCATTCAGCAAAAAGAAGTAACACTGGAAACAACTAAAGAAGATACCATTACTTACGAACTAATTGTGTTGGATTCGGGTTTCGAAACCTGGTATATCACAAACAGTAAACCATCGTGGTATCATTCGCAGGACTACTACGAAAATTGGAATCAGCAATATGCAAATGCCTGGAATCATCAGTCAATATGGAAACGTAACTCTCAGTTATTGGAAGGACAAATCAATTACGATGTTCAAACCGATTATGGGCTTGAAATTAACCACAAGTTGTTCTACTATTTTCAATATGTTGAAAAAAAACTAGGCATTCCCATTATCGCTAATGGCCCGAATGCGATTTAG
- a CDS encoding AIR synthase related protein, producing the protein MSDNRYMARGVSASKEDVHQAIKNIDKGLFPKAFCKIIPDVLGGDPDWCNIMHADGAGTKSSLAYMYWKETGDISVWKGIAQDALIMNIDDLLCVGATDNILLSSTIGRNKNKIPGEVIAAIINGTDELCHELKKMGVGVFPTGGETADVGDLVRTIIVDSTVTCRMKRTDVVSADNIQAGDVIVGLSSFGQATYEKEYNGGMGSNGLTSARHDVFANYLAEKYPESFDSEVPADLVYSGSKKLTEAIEGIGLDAGKLVLSPTRTYAPVIKKILDEHRAEIHGMVHCSGGAQTKVLHFVDGVHVIKNNLFPVPPLFKLIQEESKTDWAEMYKVFNMGHRMEVYLKPEFAESIIEISKSFNVEAQIVGKVEAIDGKKLTIESEHGTFEY; encoded by the coding sequence ATGAGCGATAACAGGTACATGGCACGTGGTGTTTCGGCTTCGAAAGAAGATGTTCATCAGGCCATTAAAAATATTGACAAGGGACTGTTCCCCAAAGCATTTTGCAAAATTATTCCCGATGTGTTGGGCGGTGATCCGGACTGGTGTAACATCATGCATGCTGATGGAGCAGGAACAAAATCCTCATTGGCATACATGTACTGGAAAGAAACCGGCGATATCTCAGTCTGGAAAGGTATTGCGCAGGATGCGTTAATAATGAATATCGACGACCTCCTTTGTGTCGGTGCGACCGATAATATTTTGTTGTCATCAACAATCGGACGGAATAAAAATAAAATTCCAGGTGAAGTAATTGCCGCAATTATCAACGGAACCGACGAGCTGTGCCATGAATTAAAGAAAATGGGTGTTGGTGTTTTTCCAACAGGTGGCGAAACAGCCGATGTGGGTGATTTGGTTCGCACCATTATTGTCGATTCAACGGTCACTTGTCGCATGAAACGTACGGACGTGGTCTCTGCTGATAATATTCAGGCCGGCGATGTGATCGTAGGATTATCTTCGTTTGGACAGGCAACCTACGAAAAGGAATACAATGGTGGTATGGGTAGCAACGGACTAACTTCGGCCCGACACGATGTATTTGCAAATTACCTGGCTGAAAAGTACCCCGAGAGTTTTGACTCGGAAGTTCCGGCTGACTTGGTTTATTCAGGAAGCAAAAAGCTTACTGAAGCGATAGAAGGAATTGGATTGGATGCCGGAAAACTTGTTTTATCTCCAACTCGTACGTATGCGCCCGTCATCAAAAAAATATTGGATGAGCACCGCGCAGAGATTCATGGAATGGTGCATTGCTCGGGTGGCGCACAAACTAAAGTGCTTCATTTTGTTGATGGTGTTCATGTCATCAAGAACAACCTTTTCCCGGTTCCACCGTTGTTTAAATTGATTCAGGAAGAGTCAAAAACCGATTGGGCAGAGATGTACAAAGTTTTCAACATGGGACATCGAATGGAAGTTTACCTGAAGCCTGAATTTGCTGAATCGATCATTGAAATTTCAAAATCATTTAACGTCGAAGCGCAGATTGTTGGTAAAGTTGAAGCTATTGATGGTAAAAAACTCACTATCGAATCTGAACACGGAACTTTTGAGTATTAA
- the prfA gene encoding peptide chain release factor 1: MADHSILEKYEAIQHRLDEVGQQITDPSVMADMKRYVKLSQEYKRLESLVAAFKEYKSLVDNIESGKEMLAQETDEEIREMAREEMEGSEEQLPEKEKEIKMLLVPADPEDSKNAILEIRAGTGGDEASIFAGDLFRMYTKYCEKKGWRMEVTTVNEGTSGGYKEIVANVSGEGVYGILKYESGVHRVQRVPQTETQGRVHTSAASVAVLPEAEEFDIDLRNEDIRRDEFCSSGPGGQSVNTTYSAIRLTHIPTGIVVQCQDQKSKLKNLDKAMVELRSRIYNMEHQKYLDEIASKRKTMVSTGDRSAKIRTYNWPQGRVTDHRINLTLYNLQAIINGDIDEIIEKLMVEENSERLKEAEI; this comes from the coding sequence ATGGCAGACCATTCAATATTAGAAAAATACGAAGCTATTCAGCACCGTCTGGATGAAGTAGGGCAGCAAATTACCGATCCGTCGGTGATGGCAGACATGAAACGCTATGTGAAACTTAGCCAGGAATACAAACGATTAGAGTCGCTGGTAGCGGCGTTCAAAGAATATAAAAGTCTGGTTGATAATATTGAATCAGGCAAAGAAATGCTGGCACAGGAAACAGATGAGGAAATTCGAGAAATGGCCAGAGAAGAAATGGAAGGCAGCGAAGAGCAACTTCCTGAAAAAGAAAAAGAAATCAAAATGCTCCTGGTTCCTGCTGATCCCGAAGATAGCAAAAATGCAATTCTTGAGATTCGTGCCGGAACAGGTGGAGATGAGGCCAGTATCTTTGCCGGCGATTTGTTTCGTATGTACACTAAATACTGCGAGAAAAAAGGCTGGCGTATGGAAGTTACTACCGTGAATGAAGGAACTTCCGGTGGTTATAAAGAAATTGTGGCCAATGTTTCAGGCGAAGGCGTTTATGGTATTCTGAAATACGAATCAGGGGTACACCGGGTACAGCGCGTGCCACAAACCGAAACACAAGGACGTGTGCATACATCCGCTGCATCGGTAGCTGTACTTCCCGAAGCGGAGGAATTTGATATCGACTTGCGTAATGAAGATATCCGCCGCGATGAGTTCTGTTCTTCTGGTCCCGGTGGGCAGTCGGTAAATACGACTTACTCAGCCATTCGGCTGACACACATTCCAACCGGAATTGTTGTGCAGTGTCAGGATCAAAAATCGAAACTGAAAAACCTGGATAAGGCGATGGTTGAATTACGGTCGCGGATTTATAACATGGAGCACCAAAAATACTTGGATGAAATTGCTTCGAAACGAAAAACGATGGTTTCAACCGGCGACCGTTCGGCAAAAATCCGAACTTACAACTGGCCGCAAGGACGGGTGACTGATCACCGAATTAACCTGACGCTTTATAATTTGCAAGCCATTATTAATGGTGATATCGATGAGATTATCGAGAAGTTAATGGTGGAAGAAAACTCAGAAAGGCTGAAAGAAGCAGAAATTTAA
- a CDS encoding RimK family protein: protein MQSTLILLDSITQWKPYYETETITTAANYLQDEHLSKNPLLVINLCKNLQYHTEGYYCSLLAQARGHKVLPDVDVLNRLESGTISRLDDSLQKITYRWIQSLSRVADELTTLDIYFGTCYVPEMNRVARFIFEQLPCPILRVQFANRPKNQIDNIRPLSLNELADEQQDFFAQALDNFNKRVWRQPRSHKSTRFDLAILHDPNELLPPSNKGALNRFLAQAKKMNINAELITEEDSIRLLEFDALFIRQTTALNHVTYRMAQQARQADMVVIDDPLSIIRCTNKVYLKELLEREGVPTPKSKLIFKNNLLSYQELESYLGKPIVLKVPDGSFSLGMYKVTSSIEYNDALGILSEKSSVFLAQEFVPTAFDWRIGILDGEVLYACKYFMARGHWQIYDHQDNGKTRSGAFETIPVGQVPKHVIRNAVKAASLIGKGLYGVDLKEIEGRSMVIEVNDNPSIDQGVEDVVLGDELYRLVLREFLERLELKRR, encoded by the coding sequence ATGCAATCCACTTTGATTCTTTTGGATTCGATCACGCAATGGAAACCATACTACGAAACGGAAACCATTACGACTGCTGCGAATTACTTGCAGGATGAACACCTGAGCAAAAATCCATTGCTCGTCATTAATCTTTGCAAAAACTTACAATACCATACTGAAGGTTACTACTGTTCGTTGTTGGCTCAGGCTCGTGGACATAAAGTATTACCTGACGTGGATGTTTTGAACCGACTCGAAAGTGGGACAATTTCACGTTTGGACGACAGCCTTCAGAAAATCACTTATCGGTGGATCCAATCTCTCAGTCGTGTGGCGGATGAGTTAACGACTTTAGATATTTATTTTGGAACTTGTTATGTTCCCGAAATGAATAGAGTCGCACGGTTTATTTTTGAGCAATTGCCTTGTCCTATTTTGCGAGTTCAATTTGCGAACCGACCAAAAAACCAGATTGACAACATTCGTCCATTAAGCTTAAATGAGCTTGCTGACGAACAGCAGGACTTTTTCGCACAGGCGCTAGATAATTTTAATAAACGGGTATGGCGGCAACCGCGCTCGCATAAATCAACCCGTTTTGATTTGGCTATTTTGCATGATCCGAACGAGCTGCTTCCGCCGAGCAATAAGGGAGCATTAAATCGCTTCTTGGCGCAAGCAAAAAAGATGAACATCAATGCGGAGTTGATTACCGAAGAGGACTCCATTCGTCTGCTGGAATTTGATGCATTGTTTATTCGTCAAACAACGGCTTTAAATCATGTAACTTATCGTATGGCCCAACAGGCTCGTCAGGCCGATATGGTTGTGATTGACGACCCGCTTTCAATTATTCGGTGCACCAATAAAGTTTATCTGAAGGAGCTTTTAGAGCGGGAGGGAGTTCCCACACCAAAGTCAAAGTTGATTTTTAAAAACAATCTGCTTTCATATCAAGAGCTCGAAAGCTATTTGGGGAAACCAATTGTACTGAAGGTTCCGGATGGTTCATTTTCGTTGGGCATGTACAAGGTGACCAGCTCAATCGAATACAACGATGCACTTGGGATCTTGTCTGAAAAGTCATCCGTTTTTCTGGCTCAGGAGTTTGTGCCAACTGCCTTTGATTGGCGTATTGGAATTCTAGATGGTGAAGTTTTGTATGCTTGTAAATATTTTATGGCTCGTGGACATTGGCAAATATATGACCATCAGGATAATGGGAAGACTCGTTCGGGAGCATTTGAAACGATACCAGTTGGTCAGGTTCCAAAACACGTTATCCGAAATGCGGTAAAGGCAGCCTCTTTAATTGGCAAAGGTTTATATGGTGTCGATTTAAAGGAGATTGAAGGGCGATCTATGGTTATTGAGGTGAATGATAACCCATCTATTGATCAGGGGGTAGAAGATGTGGTTTTAGGTGATGAGTTGTATCGTCTGGTCTTGCGAGAGTTTTTGGAACGACTGGAACTAAAACGCAGGTAG
- a CDS encoding GIY-YIG nuclease family protein, producing the protein MSYYVYILTNKPDGVLYIGFTNYLERRIKEHKTKQVKGFTYKYNLSKLVYFEEFENSFEAFQRERQMKKWKRQWKLNLINEMNPEWKDLSKDWYTD; encoded by the coding sequence GTGAGTTACTACGTTTACATATTAACCAATAAGCCTGATGGTGTGTTATATATTGGTTTTACGAATTACCTTGAGAGAAGAATTAAGGAACATAAAACGAAACAAGTAAAAGGATTCACATACAAGTATAATTTGAGTAAGTTGGTTTATTTCGAAGAATTTGAAAATAGTTTTGAAGCTTTTCAGAGAGAAAGACAAATGAAGAAATGGAAAAGACAATGGAAGCTAAATTTGATTAACGAAATGAATCCTGAGTGGAAAGACTTATCGAAAGATTGGTATACTGATTAA
- a CDS encoding DUF362 domain-containing protein has translation MKRRQFIQNSLLATGGLLFASNTKSTSKAKLGFIRGGSPANMLDLCLEALGGLEQFIPTGAKVLVKPTLRWNQGPESGRNTNPELLAHLVEACYKVRARAVYLVDHTEDEWTKCYKNSGIERAVKDAGAKILPGDQEFLYPEVQLPQGGTMTSAKIHKVIEEVDLIINVPSVQQDSEGNYFGAFQNLAGLIWNQPANPQSLIDFVKFKTPVLNIMDITRIPGKDAVNEYKTLVMSSDIVAADSYAAKRIGIQLNSLPYLNQAEDAGLGTTNLSPESIRSIVLKNNIQ, from the coding sequence ATGAAACGACGACAATTCATACAAAATAGCTTACTGGCAACCGGAGGACTACTGTTTGCATCCAACACCAAATCGACCAGCAAAGCAAAACTGGGCTTTATCCGCGGAGGAAGTCCGGCTAACATGCTTGATCTCTGTCTGGAAGCTCTAGGTGGGCTAGAGCAGTTTATTCCGACGGGAGCGAAGGTATTAGTGAAACCCACATTACGCTGGAATCAAGGACCGGAAAGTGGAAGAAATACAAACCCGGAGCTCTTGGCTCATCTGGTTGAAGCTTGCTACAAAGTGAGGGCACGCGCCGTATACTTAGTCGATCACACTGAAGATGAATGGACCAAATGCTACAAAAACAGCGGCATTGAGCGGGCAGTTAAAGACGCTGGTGCAAAGATTCTCCCGGGAGATCAGGAATTTCTGTATCCAGAGGTTCAACTTCCGCAAGGTGGAACCATGACCTCGGCCAAAATCCATAAGGTTATTGAGGAAGTTGATCTGATCATCAATGTGCCTTCGGTGCAACAAGATTCCGAAGGAAACTATTTCGGAGCTTTTCAAAACCTGGCAGGATTAATCTGGAACCAACCAGCTAATCCACAATCCTTGATAGATTTTGTCAAATTCAAAACTCCCGTTTTAAATATCATGGATATCACTAGGATTCCGGGTAAAGATGCGGTCAACGAATACAAAACACTGGTCATGTCATCGGATATTGTCGCTGCAGATTCTTATGCCGCAAAACGAATTGGAATTCAACTGAATTCACTGCCTTATCTGAATCAGGCAGAAGATGCCGGACTGGGAACAACAAATCTGTCCCCGGAAAGCATCAGAAGTATTGTCTTAAAAAACAACATTCAGTAG
- the cls gene encoding cardiolipin synthase: MLEFLKEIWHYTPETITILYFVTVVFIAVLIVLENRNPIKTISWVLVLITLPVLGIIIYLFFGQEYRKKKMFSKKGLYYLEKLRRQTQNQLRRLPQNEHLFEKKTLSKKHLINLMLANSSSLLTDNNQVTILKDGQETFQAIFQAIQNAKHHIHLEYYIVENDNLGNQLKDLLVQKAVQGIEIRFIYDDVGSWQLPKEYIKELKEAGVKIDCFMRVRFPLLTSRVNYRNHRKIIVIDGEIGFTGGLNIADRYMNGTKWLGKWRDTHLMVRGSAATSLQIVFMADWYFVSKEILKGEGYFRELPQGGGKLMQVVSSGPDSDWESIGQAYFSAIASAKERVFIATPYLIPTPDIIYAMKTVALGGVDIRVLLPEKCDAFFPKWGTDSYIEELLEAGVKIYHYKPGFTHSKVIVADGIFSSVGTANLDFRSLETNFEVNALVYDEETASSLENYFYQDFKSSEQLILGEWQRRNKWRKAMESFARILSPML, encoded by the coding sequence ATGTTAGAATTTCTTAAGGAAATTTGGCACTACACGCCTGAAACTATTACTATTTTATATTTCGTTACTGTAGTTTTTATTGCTGTATTAATTGTGCTCGAAAACCGGAATCCGATAAAAACCATTAGTTGGGTTTTGGTGTTAATAACGCTTCCCGTTTTAGGGATTATCATTTATCTGTTTTTTGGTCAGGAGTACCGTAAAAAGAAAATGTTCTCGAAAAAAGGACTTTATTATTTGGAGAAATTACGGAGACAAACTCAGAATCAGTTGAGGCGACTTCCTCAAAATGAGCACCTCTTTGAAAAGAAAACGTTATCCAAGAAGCATTTAATAAACTTAATGCTGGCTAACTCCAGTTCTTTGTTAACTGACAATAACCAAGTGACTATACTTAAGGATGGTCAGGAAACCTTTCAGGCAATTTTCCAAGCTATTCAAAATGCGAAACATCACATTCACCTCGAATATTATATTGTTGAGAATGACAATCTGGGAAATCAGTTAAAAGATTTACTAGTCCAAAAAGCCGTACAGGGAATTGAGATCCGGTTTATATACGATGATGTTGGCAGTTGGCAGTTGCCAAAGGAATATATTAAAGAATTGAAAGAGGCGGGCGTAAAAATTGACTGTTTTATGCGGGTTCGCTTTCCTTTATTGACTTCAAGGGTGAACTATCGCAACCACCGGAAAATAATTGTAATTGATGGTGAAATTGGTTTTACCGGCGGCTTGAATATCGCTGATCGGTATATGAATGGAACGAAATGGTTAGGGAAATGGCGTGATACTCATTTGATGGTTCGGGGAAGTGCAGCGACTTCGCTTCAGATTGTATTTATGGCCGATTGGTATTTTGTTTCAAAAGAAATACTGAAAGGCGAAGGCTATTTTCGGGAACTACCCCAAGGCGGAGGAAAATTAATGCAGGTGGTATCCAGTGGACCCGATTCGGACTGGGAAAGCATCGGGCAGGCTTACTTTTCAGCCATTGCTTCGGCCAAAGAACGGGTGTTTATTGCTACGCCATATCTGATCCCGACTCCTGATATCATTTATGCTATGAAAACTGTCGCTCTTGGTGGAGTTGATATTCGAGTGTTGCTGCCCGAAAAATGCGATGCCTTTTTCCCGAAGTGGGGAACTGATTCATACATCGAAGAGCTGCTCGAGGCAGGCGTAAAAATCTATCATTATAAACCTGGGTTTACACATAGTAAGGTAATTGTAGCCGATGGCATATTTTCATCGGTTGGGACCGCGAATCTGGATTTTCGGAGTTTAGAAACTAATTTCGAGGTGAATGCTTTGGTGTATGATGAAGAAACTGCCAGTTCTTTGGAAAACTACTTTTACCAGGATTTTAAAAGTAGCGAACAGCTGATCTTAGGCGAATGGCAGCGACGAAACAAGTGGCGCAAGGCGATGGAGTCTTTCGCTCGAATTTTAAGTCCAATGCTTTAA
- a CDS encoding transcriptional regulator has translation MYKKLDPIIHPPVRLAIMSILINFKSAEFSYLLDNIDTTKGNLSFQMKKLNEAEYIEIRKSFKGNYPLTTCTITMKGIEAYKVYFDSISSYFRKVDSPD, from the coding sequence ATGTATAAAAAACTTGATCCCATAATTCATCCCCCGGTTCGGCTAGCAATCATGTCAATCCTAATCAATTTTAAGAGTGCTGAATTTAGTTATCTGCTTGACAATATTGACACGACAAAGGGAAACCTCAGCTTTCAAATGAAGAAATTAAATGAAGCAGAATATATCGAGATTAGAAAATCATTTAAAGGCAATTACCCACTCACGACCTGCACGATTACCATGAAAGGGATTGAAGCCTATAAAGTATATTTTGACTCGATTTCGAGCTATTTCAGGAAGGTAGATTCGCCCGACTAA